The genomic segment ATAAAATATCATTTAATGTGATAGTGGACACTTTAAAGTGTCAAATAATAACGCTGCTCTTGTAATGTGGACTCCTTATATTTTGTATGCTCATTTGTGAGTAGATTCTTTGTATTGTAGCATTGTCGTGTTGTGTACTATGTTGTACAaacaataattattattttttaagaaatttGTAAAATACAATATCAAAACCTTAGAAAAATGAGAAATAATATATGTAAACACAAAATATGGCCCAAAACATTATAGTAACGTACCACCGCTTTTTAAAACTGTAGATCTCATCTCAATCAAATGTATAATTACTCTTACGAAGAAAAGTTGGATCGATTTATTCATAGATTTGTTTGTGTGATCTGAAATTTGTATTGATGAGCATATAAGATAACCCACAAGGACAAAAAGGCAAGGGGTCCACAActgttctgtttttttttttttttttttttatatatattttatttgattatgtaaaaaaaaaaacactttaaTTTATGAATGTTTTCTTATCcaaattataatattaattaatatatatatataaaattggaATCATAAGCTTTTTTCTATTTTCACCGATTTCCCTCTCTGAtgccactttctctctctcttcagAAGAATTTTGCTCCATCAAAAATGGAAGAAGAGCAGCGATCGCTTCTGCTGAGCACCGCCTCACGTTTCCCACTCCCGGAAGGGTTCAAGCCATCGTACGGCACATCTGGTTTCAGAGCTGAAGCTTCGCTTCTCCAATCGACGCTTTACAGGATGGGGATCTTGTGTGCGCTCAGGGCTCTGAAGACCCAATCAGTGATTGGAATCATGATCACAGCTTCTCACAACCAGGTCTCCGATAATGGAGTCAAAATCGTCGACCCCAGCGGCGGGATGCTCTCTCAGGATTGGGAGCCCTTTGCCGATGCTCTTGCCAACGCACCCACTCCTGACCATCTCCTCCGCCTGATATCTGAGAAGATCGAGCGTTGTGGAGAGAAGAAGGTTGAGGTTTTGGTTGGGAGAGATACGAGGCCTAGTGGCCCATCTCTGCTCGAAGCTACTAAACTTGTAAGGGTTCTTCACAattgtttttttataatttatatttatacatataagcTCAGTGGCCAATCTATGCTCGAGTTAGACTTGTGAAGTTTGTTCCTTTGaaaatgtagtttttttttttggaatatttggggaatttaatttaatttactttTTGTATCGATAATTTATTGAAGGGAATTGGTTCGATTATTGGGGTTGTTGCCATAGATGTGGGGATTTTAACCACTCCTCAGCTACATTGGATGGTTCGAGCTAGTAATTGTAGCACACGAGCAGCCGAATTTGATTACTTTGAGCAGCTTTCGATGTCCTTCAGGTTGGTGAGTTGAATTTAGTTTGTTTTATGCGTATAGAGAGTAGTAACTATGGATTAGATTGTAAGGGGTTTGTGTGGTTTGGCTTAGGTCCTTGGTGGATTTGATTCCTGGTGGAGCTGAAAGCAATGAGGGGTTTGACAAGTTGGTTGTCGATGGCGCTAATGGTGTTGGAGGTGAAAAGCTCTTGGTGTTGAAGGAAATGTTGAATTTGAAGGGGGTGGAACTTGAGGTTCGAAACACTGGAAATGGAGGTGGCGTGCTAAATGAAGGTGTTGGTGCTGATTTTGTGCAGAAAGAGAAAGTTGTTCCTTCTGGTTTTGGCTCGCAGGACGTTGGGATAAGGTGAGCCCTTTTTTAGTTGATGAATAGTGAAAGCAGCCTGAAACTAATAGCTTTAATGTAAGTTTAAATTGTGTTAGTCGTTTGTCTAAGCAATTGGAGTAGTAAAATTACTTCTGAATTCTGAACTTGAGCATATGACTAGGCCCGCTGCTTGACACCGTCTGATTATTGATAGATACTTGATGATTATGATTGTCACTTAAGCTagtttgttagtttatttttattgtgGTTTACACGAATCAAAGATATGGTTCAAGCATTTATCTTAATTTCTCAGGTGTGAAATCTTAATTACTTGGCTGTGTGGTAATCCTGTTTTAGTTCTATTAATGATATATTGTCGTTGTTGATGCTAAATGCTAACTTCAATAATGGAGTTAATTGCTCGGATGGTTCTCATATTTCAGGTGTGCTAGTTTGGATGGAGATGCCGATCGATTCGTATACTTTACTGTGCCATCAAAAGATAGTACTAAGATCGAACTTGTTGATGGGGACAAGATATTATCTTTGTTTGCTATATTTATCCAGGAGCAGCTAAGCATTCTCATGAAGGGAACAGATGAAAATGATTATCATTGTCGTATTGGCGTTGTACAAACTGCTTATGCAAATGGAGCATCCACAGATTATTTGAAGCAATTAGGCATAGAAGTTGTTCTTACTCCAACAGGGGTGAAGTACCTACACGAGAAAGCCTCTCATTATGATATTGGGATCTATTTTGAAGCAAATGGCCATGGAACCATTTTGTTCTCTGAACCTTTTTTACATTGGTTAGAGGCCAAGACTGATGAGCTTTCTTCTAGAGCTCAAGGTGATAAACTTAAAATGATTTTTAGGTGCATCTAATATGCAATTGCTAGAATGACAGGCTAACTCTCATGAAAAATCTGGTGTTTGTTTCAGGTCAAGAGCAGCGAAAGGCTGCTTTGAGATTATTAGCAGTCAGTAAGTTAATCAACCAGGCTATTGGAGATGCTATAAGTGGGGTTCTCTTAGTGGAGGCTGTTTTACGACACAAGGAATGGTCAATACATAGATGGAGTGAACTTTATCATGATCTACCCAGTAAgcaacttaaggtagagatctttatttattttttatatgaaaCATTGGTAGAGTCCTTTATTACGTTCAATAGATGGAGTTTTAACCTACTTGGAGGTATTATTTCCTTGTTCTAAATCTTATGTTTTATTAATGTATGCCTGTTGTACTGCAATCTAACTTcaatatgaaattttcttgattTTTGTCTGAATTTTGGATATTGTTATGAAGTATGAATATTAACCAAATGCTAGTCTGTTCTCCTTGTTTTCCttcattttatattttctttagCTCATGAAATTCAGTGACTCAAATACACTTTTTTTTGGGTAACATTAATCCTTTGTTGTATATATCTGTGTGCGTGAACAGTGTTTTCACTTGCAAGTTGCACTTTTGAAGTTATTGTAGATGGAAAACCTGTTCATTGTTAACTCTGGGTAGTATCTTTTCCAGCAACTGAGAAGTCTTTATCCATTTTGAGAAATGTGTTCTATGTATTGAGACTAGTTCAGTGGTGAGGGTGGGATGACCATGAGGTTCTGCTGTTTTTTGTCTTGATTTAAAAATCATTATTCAATCTAGACTTTTCCTTtactatatatatagatagatatatatatgttttaaatttaatttaacgTTGGCAACCTAATTTAGGTTTCAATCTGTAAGTTTGAAGTAGCTTTTTTGATATAATTGTGTTATGTAcaattatttcaatttttttgtatcTTCTAATTGGCTTGGCATTTCTTACTTTATCAGGTCAAAGTCGTAGATAGAACTGCCGTTGTTACAGCAAATTCAGAAACTGAGGTTGTGAAACCCCCTGGCATTCAAGAAGCCATTAATGCTGAAACAGGTATGCAGCTTAGAAGATCTCTCTTAATACTGGCATCACAAAAGTTAATTATCAGTTCCCTTCATATTGGTTTGCCAGCTTCTGAGAAAAAAAAGCCCATCATCTTATTGTACAGAAGGAATGGAACTGTGATCCAATAACTGATAAAAAATACCACTTAGAGATGCTTAATTAGTATTTGCTACTAGTCTTTCATTGGGCAAAGTTGGATCTCACATGATCAAATTTAAGGACTCAGTTTCTCCTTTTAAAAAATGCAGCTAAATATCCAAAAGGCCGATGTTTCATTCGACCATCGGGGACAGAAGATGTGATACGGGTTTATGCAGAGGCATCCACACAAGATGAAGCAAACAGCCTAGCAAATAGTGTGGCAAACGTAGTTGATAAGTTTTTGGGCCTCGGCAGTTCCAAATCCTAAGATTCCCAACACTTTCTATCACTAACTGAACTGACCGATTTATGAAGACAAAGGGTCTTCATTTGACTACTTGGAGtgtgtgatttaatattattattctttagaGTGTGCTACCTACTTGTTATAAATTATGCTATTACTTATTATAGATATGAGAATTTGAATCTTGGTCATATGAGTAAGGGTATAAATTTCCCATTTAAATATGTATGCAAAATAGTGTGGACCGCAGAACTTAGAGTCATGTTACTGGAAAAGATCCAGTTGATGCATTAATTCTTTTTTTTAGCATTAATTATGTTCTCTAGTTTCTAAAGAACTTGAAATAAATAGCTTTTGCTATTAATAAGAAAGGTACTAGCATTCTTCTATGGAACATGTTATATTCTATTTGTTCTGACTATAAATTTACAGAGCTTCTATGGTGTTGTTCAAACAACAGAGCTTCTATGGTGTCCACTGGGAGCATGCATTTTCTCATTCCAACCATCCAAGCCGTGTAAGACACTCAATTTTCATTTTGTTTGAATttaatatgattttattttaaaatatttacaaaCTTCTACAACAATGTGCTGTACAATTGAGCTTAACCAATCCTTCTAATTTTAATAGTAATTTCTATGTTTTCAAAAGCTTTTCCAAATAATTTTTCTCGAGCTTGATCATTTCCACTCAACACCATAGTTGACCAAATAAAAAGATTCAATTTTCGTCGTCCTCAGTCACCTTTAGTCCAAATGTTTCTCCCTTGGTTGATTCTCATGTGAAATGTTTGGGGTTACCTTTGTTGATAGGAAGGGGTAAGAGACAAGCATTTAGGGAGATTAAAGAGGTATTGAAGAAGCTCTAATTAAAGGAGCATAGGTTTTAAAGCAGTGGCTTTGGCTAATCCTACTTATACTATAGGAGGGTTTCAATTTCCTAGTATGCTTTGGAAGGGCCTCCAAGCTATGGTAGATAGATATTGGTGGGAAGGTGATGAGATTCATAGAAAGATGCATTGGAAGAAACAGGAGGGTGGGTTGGGTTTTAGGGATTTGGAATCTTTCAACCAAACAAGAACAAGGATAAAAAATCTTAACCACTTCCAATTGTCTTATGGCTAGAGTACCTCTGCAGTTGGCTTTATCCTTTCTTTTATTTGGCTAAGTATTTGTTGGGATGAATTGCTTTTGTTAGGAGTGAGATGAAGGATTGGTTAATCCCTTTTAAGGTATTCCCATTCCCAGTTGATTTTTGCTAACACTTTGACTGTGTCGAAACTGTTGCTGGGGTCCCCAAAAATGATGGAATGAAGAGTGTCGATGAATCAGTCTCTCATGTGTTGGAATGGAAGGTGTGAGAGCTCACCCATTGGGCCACATTTCTAATAGTGTGCGCCTACTGACTACATATCATGATGAGGCCTAGCTCAAACTTTTATGCATGCGGGTCCTAGTTGTCCATTCACCCACATGCAAGTGTGCACTTCATGGTCCATTCATCACACAAGTTACCTGTTTGCGTgcctctcttttctttcttttcacaaATCCCAAGGCCAAGTTTTAGCAACTCTTCAATCAGCGTGCAACACGTTAGCACAATGAGCCCTACTATACAACTATACTTTCACCATCATTGTCTGATAGATTGGCATGTCTCTTCTCCGAGATCTCTTTGACACTGAAAATACTCGAAATACAAATTTGTTATCTTCTGTTTCGAATGATAGTTATTCGATACTGCAAAACTTAcataatttgaatttttaatatttttataatgtctctcatttaatgatttatttgatttttaatagttttattatttttaaattatttaaatatattttcagaattcataaaaaaaaaaagaattaaaaaattaaaaaactaattaaaatcttatccattaactttaaataaatataaattttaatttaatagcaAATCAATTCTTTTTTATATACCCttatttagtttttaaacaaAGAGTATCGATTGATAATTATCAAAGGTAACaagtttgtatttcgataaaatacaTGGTAACAAATGAATATTTACCTTTTTTTATGTACTTCTATTTGGTTTTCAAAATGTTTTTAgcttttcattttaattttatgttacaattgagtccccaaaacactAAAAGGAACATTCATCCATAGTTTTAGGgcacacttttttttttcctttgtacATGACAAAATTATAGTAAATTTTTTTCCACCAAAATAAACTCTTAAGATCTCGACGAGTCTTCCAGAACAATCATCACGATCAGCTCCATCGGCCTCCCCTAAGTCACCAGCCCGAGTGGGTCTTCGGGCTGTGATGGCCTTGGAGGGAGCTGACCTTTTCTTCAGGCTGCGATGCCTTCTTCAAATATATGCTTGGTATTATTTTCTACCTTTTTTGTCTTGTTACTTTGACACCTCTCCTTTTATTTCTTACCTTCCTTTTTAATCTTTGCTATGAGAGATCAACCAGCTCAATGCCATGACTCGTCAACTTAAGACCTGTTCTCAGCAATGCATTAAGATATTTCGAGGCTGATCTCTTCAAGATGAAGCCTTGTGTGCTCAAGATATCTCATAGATATACAAAATATCTTATAGACATGAAAGTAATTAAGATAGACACCCCACTCAGATCATAACAAGTAATCTACTGTTTTATCGAAATGACTGCACCTTAGGGAGAAAATCCAACATGTTTAGGGATATGCTTTACACCCATAttatccatttttttttctttgttcatGTTGTAGTAGGAAATTATTAAGTTAGACAATTAATAATACTGAATATATCAAGTTGTACTATATGTCTAATCCAAAATCTGGAGAGAATCTCAAATATGAATCCATAAAAGTTGGAATATATACACATGAGATGTATGTCATGTTTGTAAACTTGCAGCCCAATCATGATTAGACCACACTATCTCAATCTAgatgaatatatatgtatgtatatatatgcatatttatggaGAATAGCTTCCAAAGAAAGAATATGATGAGATCTTAGTGCGCAGCCGTCTCATGTTTAGAATTAGATCGATGTAGACATAATttgttactatatatatatatatatatatgtatatataacttTGATCTGTAGTAATGGATCTATACTCATCAACTAATATAGAGCTAGGCTGCAAAGTTGTCTACCTACCAAGTTGAAATTCTCATATTCGATCATTAAGAGAAAGGAATTTTAATGCTACCTAGAGATCCATTAGTAGATTTATATATAGGGCAAAGATTTAATTCTTTTTTGGTTATAATAGTGATTAAGATTTATTCAGTACTGTTTACAATCATGATTATTGATTTTAATCATATAGTACAATCATGTCATGGTAGTTCTTCAGAGGCACTTTTTGAAATGGCCGTGTATCCTATTTTGTTTTTGCCGCACGCGAAATAAGTTATTTTGATTTATATTTTGACAtggtaaattattcaaaaaaatttctaAACTAGTAAGAAGTttgttataactataatatacaatgttatatcaaaaaaattataacttattCACATGTCTAAAAATAAGTAaatctatagtttttttttttaggagTAAACATTTCAGAATTTACCTAtatgttattatattatatataaaatggtaattttctaaatttttaaaactttcttttatacaaaaaaaaaaaaaaaaaaaaatcaaatatggaGACTTTTTTTAATTGGAGACATGTCCAAACCTGGCCTGTTTTATATCTAGAACCAAACATGGTTGAGTGTGAGTCATTATGCAGTGATGGTGGTATCTATAAGATTATAACCATATAAATAtacatttgtatatatatatatatatttatatgtactaTGGGACCATGTTTTATTATGAAAGCAATGTTACTACAGTTTGTGGTAAAAAGTAAGACAAAACATATTCCATTATTCGTCATTCAAAAATTTAATTTcttgtttatgtatatatatacatgagaaAACGACATCTTATAAGAGAACAAATTCAAATCTTATATTGAAAACAATGAGATTCGTCATATATAACATGAGTGCAAAAGTTTATACCAAATCTATATGCCTGATTCCATCATTCCCCActaattaatttagttttatctTTTTTGGTTGTTATAACTTATTAAACTTATTGAGATTAAGGCTTTATAAAACTAGTCCTCTCTAATTAGTCACAAACAACTTTAATTATAATAAATTGAAGTTAGTTCTTGCAATCTAATTTTCTAGCTAAAAGATCAAATCATATAACTAGGGAGCTCTAGGAATCTAGGGGTTTAATCTATTTCTGATTAGTAATAATCATTAATTAAAAGTAATAAGCATTTATCCATTCACAAATTGTTAAGGtgcattttataaatattaattaaagatTCCCACTAATTAAGATTTATAGTAAAAATTAATAACACTATCTATGATCATGAATTGTAAGTAGTGTGATATATGAAGCTAATAAGATGGCCTAACTGGAAAGGTAAACAATTTTTCTGGAAGTACCAATATAATATGGGAACTAATGTGGAAACCTAACTTATATTGCTAGGTCCCTTATCTGTAGAAGAGAGAGAAGAATATGTCTAATtaagaattatatatataattaatctcagcaaaaaaaaagaatatatatataaatacgtCATATATATCCACTCAAGTGGAAGGAATACAAGTCCTCTTCTTTCTCATGTTCTATGTATTGTGGCAAAAGATTCCAACACTAATCTTTATAGGTTTGTCACTATTAAATAGATTATTAGTTCCGATGCTAATACAGTATTAGTTTAATTCCCTATAACAAaattgatatacaatgactccctacaatgtcttacaccattggtgtaagacattaaaatttATCAGAGATTTTAAATGTCTGatggtgggagacattgaaagtttttattaatgaatACAATTGGAAGACaataaaaatggtggaagacgttgaaaATATACTGGGTGCatggccagggggacatccaacgtctcccactggaagacgtgccacgtgtcctagtgggagacgttggatgtcccctaGCCATTTTATTAATTTGTGGTCTTTTTTCTCCTCATATCAGCAAACAGAGAGCACGCATATACGAAAGGGGCTGC from the Humulus lupulus chromosome X, drHumLupu1.1, whole genome shotgun sequence genome contains:
- the LOC133807115 gene encoding phosphoacetylglucosamine mutase, with product MPLSLSLQKNFAPSKMEEEQRSLLLSTASRFPLPEGFKPSYGTSGFRAEASLLQSTLYRMGILCALRALKTQSVIGIMITASHNQVSDNGVKIVDPSGGMLSQDWEPFADALANAPTPDHLLRLISEKIERCGEKKVEVLVGRDTRPSGPSLLEATKLGIGSIIGVVAIDVGILTTPQLHWMVRASNCSTRAAEFDYFEQLSMSFRSLVDLIPGGAESNEGFDKLVVDGANGVGGEKLLVLKEMLNLKGVELEVRNTGNGGGVLNEGVGADFVQKEKVVPSGFGSQDVGIRCASLDGDADRFVYFTVPSKDSTKIELVDGDKILSLFAIFIQEQLSILMKGTDENDYHCRIGVVQTAYANGASTDYLKQLGIEVVLTPTGVKYLHEKASHYDIGIYFEANGHGTILFSEPFLHWLEAKTDELSSRAQGQEQRKAALRLLAVSKLINQAIGDAISGVLLVEAVLRHKEWSIHRWSELYHDLPSKQLKVKVVDRTAVVTANSETEVVKPPGIQEAINAETAKYPKGRCFIRPSGTEDVIRVYAEASTQDEANSLANSVANVVDKFLGLGSSKS